The Geitlerinema sp. PCC 9228 genomic interval GGGCTTTGTTTGTATTTTGTACGAACAAAAAACTATTTTTGCGCAGGTTAGATGTTTGGGTAAAGGCGTCTGCAAAAACCTCCCCTTTTTTATGGCGAGTTCCCTCCCCCTATGTCTGCTCCCAGTATACCAGCAACTCTCTGACTTGTCAATAGCCAAACCGCCCACGATCGGTTATTTTCGTAAAACCAAAACCGGACATCGAGCAAATCGAATCACTCTTTCCGCTACCGACCCCAACAAAAAACGCCGCAGTCCTGTGCGACCGTGAGAAGGAATCACAATTAACTCAATTTCCTGAGCTTTGGCATAATCAACAATTGCCGCACTGGGGTCGCCGATAGCAACGTGCAAGTGAAGTCCCTGATAGCAGCGATCGCCAAAGGTTTCCCAAAACACCTTTTCCACATGCTGCTTGCGCGTGCGATCGTTGGTAGTTTGATACATAACCCCCGGTTCTCCCACATTCAGCTGGGGTAAAACGTGAATCACGTACAAATGGGTCGCCTCGCCAACAAACGCCAATGTTTTTTCCAAAGCCTCGGTGGATTCTTCCGAAAAATCAAACGGAACCAGAACTCGATTTTGCGAAAATAACACCTGCTCTCCTTTAGAACCGCTAAAACCGCTCATGGGTGTTCTTTCACCCCCCGCCAAACCTCTTTTTTCGCGAATCTCCTAAAAACTGTTATTGTAGAACATTGTAAACAGGCATCGATATGTATTTTTGTAAATAACGTACGACGAAATTGGAGGATGTCCCCATCGTTTTGAGAAAAAATTTCATTTATATTTTCTTGTTTCTCGGACTTCCTATCGTCTTTTTAGCTAGCAACCCGAGCATCACCGAATACTTCATTCGAGGAATCGATGCGATCTTCTCGCAACTGGTTTCCCTA includes:
- a CDS encoding universal stress protein, with product MSGFSGSKGEQVLFSQNRVLVPFDFSEESTEALEKTLAFVGEATHLYVIHVLPQLNVGEPGVMYQTTNDRTRKQHVEKVFWETFGDRCYQGLHLHVAIGDPSAAIVDYAKAQEIELIVIPSHGRTGLRRFLLGSVAERVIRFARCPVLVLRK